The Stomoxys calcitrans chromosome 3, idStoCalc2.1, whole genome shotgun sequence genome includes a region encoding these proteins:
- the LOC131996066 gene encoding uncharacterized protein LOC131996066 — MSEIRQKYWVPSLRQLLNSIQSHCSACKLRRARPRQPQMSALPMERVTPYVRAFTYTGLDYFGPVSVGIRRQREKRWVALFTCFTTRAIHLEIATDLSSDACLMCIRNFINRRGVPVSIRSDNGTNFVGIAKELQGIDMFLDTNSLSSGLTALGIKWIFNTPLNPSEGGVWERLVQSVKKALYIMLKEQAPKLETLQSFLIEAENIINSRPLTHLPVTPEDPEPLTPNHFLLGCTNSTQTPAPYEPRLMCLRKQWRVVQNLKNGMWHQWLREYLPELTRRTKWCLPSQPLDVGCLVFICDPDLPRSQWKRGRVIELHRGKDGVARSAEVRTDVGVYRRPVSKLAILDVEDSAGEGEASPSGSVHGGGDVV; from the coding sequence ATGAGCGAAATACGTCAAAAGTACTGGGTGCCATCACTGCGTCAACTATTAAACAGCATCCAGAGCCACTGTTCCGCCTGCAAACTTCGTCGAGCCAGGCCACGTCAACCCCAGATGTCTGCCTTACCGATGGAGAGGGTGACCCCATACGTTCGAGCCTTCACATACACAGGACTTGATTATTTTGGCCCAGTAAGTGTTGGAATCCGCCGTCAACGTGAGAAAAGGTGGGTTGCTCTTTTTACCTGCTTTACAACCCGTGCCATCCACCTGGAGATTGCCACAGACCTGTCCAGCGATGCTTGCCTGATGTGTATCCGCAACTTCATTAATAGAAGAGGTGTCCCTGTATCCATAAGAAGCGACAACGGGACCAATTTTGTTGGCATAGCAAAGGAATTACAAGGTATTGATATGTTTTTGGATACTAATAGTCTCTCTTCAGGTTTGACGGCATTGGGCATCAAATGGATATTCAACACTCCGTTGAATCCAAGTGAAGGCGGCGTATGGGAACGGCTTGTGCAGTCCGTGAAGAAGGCATTGTACATCATGTTGAAAGAGCAGGCTCCAAAGCTCGAAACGCTCCAATCGTTTCTAATCGAAGCAGAGAACATCATCAATTCGAGACCCTTGACTCATCTACCTGTGACTCCCGAAGACCCGGAACCATTGACCCCGAATCATTTTCTGCTTGGGTGCACTAATTCAACCCAAACTCCGGCACCATATGAGCCCAGATTGATGTGTCTTCGAAAGCAGTGGCGTGTGGTGCAGAACTTAAAGAACGGCATGTGGCATCAATGGCTGCGTGAATATCTTCCTGAGCTGACGAGAAGGACGAAATGGTGTTTGCCATCACAACCGTTGGACGTGGGCtgccttgtttttatttgtgacCCAGATCTTCCAAGAAGCCAATGGAAAAGAGGGCGTGTCATCGAGCTCCATCGCGGCAAAGATGGTGTAGCACGTTCAGCCGAAGTGCGCACAGATGTGGGTGTCTACCGCCGTCCTGTTTCCAAGTTGGCCATACTAGACGTTGAAGACTCTGCTGGTGAAGGTGAAGCCTCCCCCTCTGGGTCAGTTCACGGGGGTGGGGATGTCGTTTGA
- the LOC131995694 gene encoding uncharacterized protein LOC131995694, with translation MSNCQDQPRRTSSRSTKGTPPARYQQYVSEMSVNHSPKSDTPAKSQQRQPQLQPMDGTTHVNTINPPSQLQHQKTAANSPAGTSKPVNEVGEFMKQMRVQMEQMQRQMQVMQSEYIASTKKMQAQLVNTAKQVETQLANQMTSTSLSALPTSTLPQPPSNMPEPILPTSQPSLPPPNQSQYQPPQNLLQQPPQLSPLQQQVCQPTPQYPPPSRSINSDMSVHNSYPQSFISVPHKKIYPLPTFSGLPEEWQTFYEAYESTTAEFGYNSLHNIMRLRDAIKGRARETVESLLGNSANVDTIIRTLLETFGRPEQLIRSQIEKVRAIPPLANDNLEALVNFANKISNMATFVKNVKGDHHLSNPSLLSELVAKLSTSRQMQWAEKCLQLQQPATIVDFAEWLSVLRRLANIVHDTLPSTSTNAASNRRHFAATAPPPNRKYVNVTVSQCPVCKGECTNIKHCTEFLNMSIDKRWNTIKGLKICFCCLKRGHQVKFCHTKRRCGVNDCPKPHNNLLHSTLSQSQPEPAIEPTHLSTTGGTQNNRTVTSEAQRPQTERRNCHAAHSPDNVLFQILPITLHGQHKTISTYAFIDDGANVSMLDLEIARELELHGEPEHLELQWLNTHRVTQKTEKIRVTISGVGQFNRKYLLSNVYVSSDMSLPVQSCHIAHFMKSQKSDKIANLNMRDYSNVQPKMILSLTHSFLTVPIETPTLLSEFGPIVSTTRLGAVIYGPIPGEEPTNIKRALHVRKCVYQNDVLKELSDMMRGYFDVETLGTKIPVKPIKSKEDERAMGILETNTKQVNGRYECSLLWREDVRPIPDSYNMALNRLYSVERKMAKDSEYKMEYCDKIADYVKKGYCRKLSDEEKSIMRERTFYLPHFGVLNPNKKGIRLVFDAAAEVMNFSLNKALLPGPDINNSLISILFKFRESPIAVCGDIQEMFHQIAIARKDQDSQRFLWRDGNPDQPVDTYVMERLIFGATCSPTIAQYVKNKNATKYIEKSPRAVHGIIERHYVDDYVDCFETEDEALNVVREVVRIHKSGGFHLRNIISNSERVAILCGNNPGNGENSGNFLFGDSIERVLGIHWAPKTDDFCFHLRLAKVDKNILNFTKVPTKREMLGLNMSVYDPYGFLCDFMVTSKVLMQKVWKCGVSWDEQLPSEIYSQWKYWLEQLSRLVEFKIPRCYAGGFSSSNVDLHVFVDASEEAMAVVAYWRVVSVSGVKVMFVMGKTSCAPTRYHTIPKLELQAAVMGVRMKEAILKNHLCCVNNVFFWSDSFTVIQWIRSDHRRYKQYVANRVAEILDGSRIEQWRWCPGNENTADEGTRSKLFKPYEPEGRWKNGPTFLRKAESYWPSEVHNQMKKDESGSELRSKHRVLKAETGYGMGVPVCAKHEP, from the exons ATGTCCAATTGTCAAGATCAGCCAAGAAGAACAAGCAGCAGAAGCACAAAAGGAACCCCGCCAGCCCGATATCAGCAATACGTCAGCGAAATGTCTGTCAACCACTCACCAAAGTCAGATACGCCAGCAAAAAGCCAACAAAGACAGCCACAGCTACAGCCAATGGACGGTACTACTCATGTCAATACGATTAATCCGCCTTCTCAATTACAGCACCAGAAAACTGCAGCCAATTCACCAGCCGGGACATCAAAACCTGTAAATGAAGTCGGTGAGTTCATGAAGCAAATGAGAGTGCAAATGGAGCAGATGCAGCGTCAAATGCAGGTAATGCAAAGTGAGTACATTGCATCAACGAAGAAGATGCAAGCGCAACTTGTTAATACTGCCAAACAAGTGGAAACGCAGTTAGCCAATCAAATGACGTCGACGTCGCTGTCCGCATTACCTACATCGACGCTGCCACAGCCGCCATCAAATATGCCAGAACCAATACTGCCAACATCTCAGCCATCACTGCCACCACCAAATCAGTCACAATATCAGCCGCCACAGAATCTTCTACAACAGCCGCCACAACTGTCGCCTCTACAACAGCAAGTTTGTCAGCCAACGCCACAATATCCGCCGCCATCACGGTCTATAAATTCGGATATGTCTGTCCACAATTCGTATCCACAAAGTTTTATATCTGTTccacacaaaaaaatttatccTCTTCCCACATTTTCAGGTCTTCCAGAAGAATGGCAAACCTTTTATGAAGCGTACGAAAGCACCACAGccgaatttggatataacagccTCCACAACATTATGCGCCTCAGAGATGCTATCAAGGGTCGAGCCAGAGAAACCGTCGAATCGCTACTAGGTAATTCTGCCAACGTCGACACCATTATACGAACGCTGCTTGAAACCTTTGGTCGTCCGGAACAGCTGATtagaagccaaattgaaaaggttcGTGCCATTCCACCTTTAGCCAATGACAACCTGGAAGCCCTGGTAAACTTCGCCAACAAAATCTCGAACATGGCCACATTTGTCAAGAACGTGAAGGGAGATCACCATCTTTCCAACCCTTCATTGTTGAGCGAACTGGTCGCTAAACTTTCCACAAGCCGCCAAATGCAGTGGGCCGAAAAATGCCTCCAATTACAACAACCAGCCACCATAGTTGACTTTGCAGAATGGCTATCAGTACTGCGTCGCCTGGCCAATATCGTCCATGACACCTTGCCGTCAACTTCGACCAATGCCGCATCAAACCGCCGCCATTTTGCTGCTACTGCACCGCCACCAAACCGAAAATACGTCAACGTCACTGTCAGCCAATGTCCAGTATGTAAGGGTGAGTGCACTAACATAAAACACTGTACAGAATTTTTAAACATGTCCATCGACAAAAGATGGAACACTATAAAAGGGCTcaagatttgtttttgttgtttaaaacGTGGACATCAAGTTAAATTTTGCCACACAAAACGCCGTTGTGGCGTTAATGATTGCCCAAAGCCACACAACAATTTATTGCACAGTACACTTTCACAATCACAACCGGAGCCAGCGATCGAGCCAACTCATTTGTCCACGACGGGTGGGACACAAAATAACCGCACGGTCACGTCCGAAGCACAACGACCACAAACCGAAAGACGAAATTGCCATGCAGCTCATTCTCCCGATAATGTGCTTTTCCAGATTTTACCCATAACTTTGCATGGGCAGCACAAAACAATAAGTACTTACGCCTTCATTGACGACGGCGCCAACGTTTCTATGCTGGATCTGGAAATAGCACGAGAACTTGAACTCCATGGAGAACCTGAGCACTTGGAGCTGCAATGGCTTAATACTCACCGCGTAACACAGAAAACGGAAAAAATTCGCGTGACCATCAGTGGAGTTGGCCAATTtaacagaaaatacttactttcCAATGTTTACGTTTCATCGGATATGTCATTGCCAGTACAGAGTTGCCATATAGCTCATTTTATGAAATCccaaaaaagtgacaaaatCGCCAATTTAAATATGCGGGATTATTCTAATGTTCAACCAAAAATGATTTTAAGCTTAACCCATTCCTTCCTAACAGTTCCCATTGAGACGCCTACACTTTTATCCGAATTTGGACCCATTGTGTCAACCACCAGATTAGGCGCTgttatatatggaccaattccTGGTGAAGAACCAACAAACATAAAGAGGGCTTTACACGTAAGGAAGTGTGTGTACCAAAATGATGTTTTGAAGGAGTTGAGCGATATGATGCGTGGTTATTTTGATGTGGAGACCCTTGGAACCAAAATACCCGTGAAACCTATAAAATCCAAAGAAGACGAGAGAGCAATGGGCATATTGGAAACAAACACAAAGCAAGTAAATGGCCGATATGAATGTTCGTTGTTGTGGAGAGAAGATGTGAGACCGATCCCTGACTCATACAACATGGCTTTGAATCGTTTGTACTCTGTGGAACGTAAGATGGCAAAAGACAGTGAGTATAAAATGGAATATTGCGATAAAATAGCAGATTATGTTAAAAAAGGATATTGCCGTAAATTATCGGATGAAGAAAAATCTATAATGCGCGAACGGACCTTTTATTTGCCCCATTTTGGTGTActaaatccaaataaaaaaggaattcGGCTGGTTTTTGATGCGGCGGCCGAGGTTATGAACTTCTCATTAAACAAAGCCTTACTTCCTGGTCCTGACATTAATAACTCATTAATTtcaattctttttaaatttagaGAATCCCCCATTGCTGTATGTGGTGACATACAAGAGATGTTTCACCAGATCGCCATTGCCAGGAAAGACCAAGATAGCCAAAGATTTCTGTGGAGAGATGGCAATCCTGATCAGCCTGTGGACACTTATGTTATGGAAAGGCTTATTTTTGGAGCCACCTGTTCACCAACCATTGCCCAATATGTCAAGAATAAAAATGCGACAAAATACATCGAAAAGTCACCAAGAGCCGTCCATGGTATCATCGAACGTCATTATGTGGATGATTATGTCGATTGTTTCGAAACTGAAGATGAAGCCCTTAATGTTGTTCGCGAAGTGGTAAGGATCCATAAATCCGGTGGTTTCCATCTTCGCAACATAATATCCAACAGTGAACGAGTGGCAATACTATGTGGTAATAATCCTGGCAATGGCGAGAACAGTGGCAACTTTCTTTTTGGTGACAGCATAGAACGGGTACTCGGTATTCATTGGGCACCAAAGACagatgatttttgttttcatttgcgTTTGGCCAAAGtggacaaaaatatattaaattttacaaaggtGCCAACAAAAAGGGAGATGCTCGGCCTAAATATGTCCGTATACGACCCATACGGATTCCTGTGCGACTTTATGGTGACGTCAAAGGTGCTAATGCAGAAGGTCTGGAAATGTGGGGTAAGTTGGGACGAGCAATTGCCGTCAGAAATTTATAGCCAGTGGAAGTACTGGTTGGAGCAGTTATCGAGATTGGTGGAATTTAAGATTCCAAGATGTTACGCCGGTGGTTTTAGCAGCAGCAATGTTGATCTACATGTCTTTGTGGATGCAAGCGAAGAGGCTATGGCAGTTGTGGCATATTGGAGAGTGGTAAGTGTCAGTGGTGTTAAAGTGATGTTTGTAATGGGCAAAACAAGCTGTGCCCCGACACGGTATCACACAATACCAAAACTGGAATTGCAAGCTGCTGTAATGGGCGTTCGAATGAAAGAGGCCATATTAAAAAACCATTTGTGCTGTGTTAATAATGTTTTCTTTTGGTCAGATTCTTTTACGGTGATACAGTGGATTCGGTCAGATCACCGAAGATACAAGCAATATGTGGCAAATCGTGTGGCTGAGATATTGGACGGCAGCCGCATTGAACAATGGAGGTGGTGCCCTGGTAACGAGAACACTGCAGACGAAGGAACTCGCTCAAAACTGTTCAAGCCATATGAACCCGAAGGACGTTGGAAAAATGGACCAACGTTTTTGCGGAAGGCGGAATCGTATTGGCCGAGTGAGGTGCACAATCAAATGAAAAAGGATGAAAGTGGCTCAGAACTGCGATCCAAGCACAGAGTTCTG AAGGCTGAAACGGGCTATGGCATGGGTGTTCCGGTATGTGCAAAACATGAGCCGTAA
- the LOC131996067 gene encoding uncharacterized protein LOC131996067, with protein sequence MSEIRQKYWVPSLRQLLNSIQSHCSACKLRRARPRQPQMSALPMERVTPYVRAFTYTGLDYFGPVSVGIRRQREKRWVALFTCFTTRAIHLEIATDLSSDACLMCIRNFINRRGVPVSIRSDNGTNFFGIAKELQGIDMFLDTNSLSSGLTALGIKWIFNTPLNPSEGGVWERLVQSVKKALYIMLKEQAPKLETLQSFLIEAENIINSRPLTHLPVTPEDPEPLTPNHFLLGCTNSTQTPAPYEPILMCLRKQWRVVQNLKNGMWHQWLHEYLPELTRRTKWCLPSQPLDVGCLVFICDPDLPRSQWKRGRVIELHRGKDGVARSAEVRTDVGVYRRPVSKLAILDVEDSAGEGEASPSGPTGVRRLFIGSRRKEKQQQPTSGRRWKEYNTHVWAGSSKSSLKLLDSVQSRALVLIGDARVFNTIVSFEHRRNVGYVTLFYRYFHGECFAASGQSFTYNRLSWDWIVSHVSELNSLFQILNQTKPHTGFTE encoded by the exons ATGAGCGAAATACGTCAAAAGTACTGGGTGCCATCACTGCGTCAACTATTAAACAGCATCCAGAGCCACTGTTCCGCCTGCAAACTTCGTCGAGCCAGGCCACGTCAACCCCAGATGTCTGCCTTACCGATGGAGAGGGTGACCCCATACGTTCGAGCCTTCACATACACAGGACTTGATTATTTTGGCCCAGTAAGTGTTGGAATCCGCCGTCAACGTGAGAAAAGGTGGGTTGCTCTTTTTACCTGCTTTACAACCCGTGCCATCCACCTGGAGATTGCCACAGACCTATCCAGCGATGCTTGCCTGATGTGTATCCGCAACTTCATTAATAGAAGAGGTGTCCCTGTATCCATAAGAAGCGAcaacgggaccaatttttttggcATAGCAAAGGAATTACAAGGTATTGATATGTTTTTGGATACTAATAGTCTCTCTTCAGGTTTGACGGCACTGGGCATCAAATGGATATTCAACACTCCGTTGAATCCAAGTGAAGGCGGCGTATGGGAACGGCTTGTGCAGTCCGTGAAGAAGGCATTGTACATCATGTTGAAAGAGCAGGCTCCAAAGCTCGAAACGCTCCAATCGTTTCTAATCGAAGCAGAGAACATCATCAATTCGAGACCCTTGACTCATCTACCTGTGACTCCCGAAGACCCGGAACCATTGACCCCGAATCATTTTCTGCTTGGGTGCACTAATTCAACCCAAACTCCGGCACCATATGAGCCCATATTGATGTGTCTTCGAAAGCAGTGGCGTGTGGTGCAGAACTTAAAGAACGGCATGTGGCATCAATGGCTGCATGAATATCTTCCTGAGCTGACGAGAAGGACGAAATGGTGTTTGCCATCACAACCGTTGGACGTGGGCtgccttgtttttatttgtgacCCAGATCTTCCAAGAAGCCAATGGAAAAGAGGGCGTGTCATCGAGCTCCATCGCGGCAAAGATGGTGTAGCACGTTCAGCCGAAGTGCGCACAGATGTGGGTGTCTACCGCCGTCCTGTTTCCAAGTTGGCCATACTAGACGTTGAAGACTCTGCTGGTGAAGGTGAAGCCTCCCCCTCTGG GCCAACTGGTGTGAGACGTTTATTCATCGGTTCacgaagaaaagaaaagcaacaacaacctacatcaggccgaagatggaaGGAATATAAtacacatgtatgggctggatcTTCCAAATCATCCTTGAAACTTCTGGACTCCGTTCAGAGCAGAGCGCTGGTGTTGATTGGCGACGCTAGGGTATTCAACACTATTGTTTCTTTTGAGCATCGTCGTAATGTGGGTTATGTGACGCTGTTCTATCGATACTTCCATGGTGAGTGCTTCGCAGCATCGGGTCAATCGTTTACGTACAACCGGTTGTCATGGGATTGGATTGTATCTCACGTTTCtgaactcaactcactgttccaaattcttAATCAAACTAAACCCCatacaggattcactgaataa